A window of Panicum virgatum strain AP13 chromosome 8K, P.virgatum_v5, whole genome shotgun sequence contains these coding sequences:
- the LOC120644282 gene encoding uncharacterized protein LOC120644282 → MEVQPELSLGPGALGMPAGFAAAKGSRSSSSDSDGSAAVGRKRKHFAWEEAVSHAGDLELQLGDPLPMDWEQCLDLHSGRMYYLNRKTMKKSWVRPRSTEEELGALNLELNISTAPSAVDGKASRVAAADNARSMSNCGIASGGHLVAVPCANCHLLVMLCKASPACPNCKFVQPSSVPRRAAPPHRLDAGKPLETLSLLH, encoded by the exons ATGGAGGTGCAGCCGGAGCTGTCGCTGGGGCCGGGGGCGCTGGGGATGCCGGCCGGCTTCGCGGCCGCCAAGGGCTCGAGGAGCTCGTCCTCGGACTCGGACGGCAGCGCTGCCgtcgggaggaagaggaagcacTTCGCCTGGGAGGAGGCCGTGTCCCATGCCGGAGACCTGGAGCTCCAGCTCGGCGACCCACTGCCGATGGACTGGGAGCAGTGCCTCGACCTGCAT TCCGGGAGGATGTACTACCTGAACAGGAAGACCATGAAGAAGAGCTGGGTGAGGCCGAGgtccaccgaggaggagctGGGAGCCCTGAACCTGGAGCTCAACATCTCCACGGCCCCGTCCGCCGTTGACGGCAAGGcgagccgcgtcgccgccgcggacaaCGCCAGGAGCATGAGCAACTGCGGTATCGCCTCCGGCGGCCACTTGGTGGCCGTGCCGTGCGCCAACTGCCACCTCCTCGTCATGCTCTGCAAGGCCTCCCCGGCGTGCCCCAACTGCAAGTTCGTGCAGCCGTCGTCGgtgccgcggcgggcggcgcctccCCACCGGCTCGATGCCGGCAAGCCGCTGGAGACCCTGAGCCTCCTGCACTAG